A stretch of the Cellulomonas sp. WB94 genome encodes the following:
- the hemE gene encoding uroporphyrinogen decarboxylase: MSLPPTHPLVDGRTTHSALVTAYSGGRPARRPVWFMRQAGRSLPEYRAARAGTAMLDACLTPELASELTLQPVRRHDVDAGIFFSDIVVPLRLAGVDVVIEPGVGPVLGSAVRTADDVARLHDAGPLTAEALAPITEAVGLTVAALGSTPLIGFAGAPFTLAAYLVEGRPSRDHLAARTLMHADPDTWAALMAWAADVTGEFLRAQVLAGASAAQLFDSWAGSLSLADYETHAAPWSARAFRHVSDLDVRTVHFGTGTSELLVAMRDVGADVVGVDYRLPLDEANRRLGGRTPLQGNIDPALLAAPWPVLEAHVRDVIARGAHAPGHVVNLGHGVPPETDPDVLTRVAALVHEA, from the coding sequence GTGAGCCTTCCCCCCACGCATCCGCTCGTCGACGGTCGCACAACTCATTCCGCGCTCGTGACGGCGTATTCCGGCGGACGCCCGGCGCGTCGCCCGGTGTGGTTCATGCGGCAGGCCGGTCGGTCGCTGCCCGAGTACCGCGCGGCGCGGGCCGGGACCGCGATGCTCGACGCGTGCCTGACCCCCGAGCTCGCCTCGGAGCTCACGCTGCAGCCCGTGCGCCGCCACGACGTCGACGCGGGCATCTTCTTCTCCGACATCGTCGTGCCGCTGCGGCTCGCGGGGGTCGACGTCGTCATCGAGCCCGGCGTCGGGCCCGTGCTGGGCTCCGCGGTGCGCACCGCCGACGACGTCGCGCGTCTCCACGACGCCGGGCCGCTCACTGCCGAGGCGCTCGCACCGATCACCGAGGCGGTCGGCCTCACGGTCGCCGCCCTCGGCTCGACGCCGCTCATCGGGTTCGCCGGCGCCCCGTTCACGCTCGCGGCCTACCTCGTCGAGGGCCGACCGTCGCGCGACCACCTGGCTGCGCGGACGCTCATGCACGCGGACCCCGACACGTGGGCGGCGCTCATGGCGTGGGCGGCCGACGTCACGGGTGAGTTCCTGCGTGCGCAGGTGCTCGCCGGGGCGAGCGCGGCCCAGCTGTTCGACTCGTGGGCCGGGTCGTTGTCGCTCGCGGACTACGAGACGCATGCGGCGCCGTGGTCGGCGCGCGCGTTCCGGCACGTCAGTGACCTGGACGTCCGGACCGTGCACTTCGGGACCGGCACGAGCGAGCTGCTCGTCGCGATGCGGGACGTGGGTGCGGACGTCGTCGGCGTCGACTACCGGCTCCCGCTCGACGAGGCGAACCGTCGGCTCGGCGGGCGCACGCCGCTGCAGGGCAACATCGACCCCGCGCTGCTGGCCGCTCCGTGGCCGGTGCTCGAGGCCCACGTCCGCGACGTCATCGCGCGCGGCGCGCACGCCCCCGGGCACGTCGTGAACCTCGGGCACGGCGTGCCGCCCGAGACCGACCCGGACGTGCTCACGCGGGTCGCCGCGCTCGTGCACGAGGCGTAG
- a CDS encoding glutamyl-tRNA reductase: MVLLSLIASHHDLDLAVLERLSADTHAVGHEIVAGCAPVTGAVVLATCNRFELYLEVDGPEHVADARAGAVAVVSARSGYDADRVETELHLGTGVEVAEHLFSVAAGLDSMVVGEREISGQVRRALSAARRDGTTTSDLEALFQAASRTSRTVGSSTGLGGAGRSVVAVALDLVQEDLPAWPDVRCVLIGTGSYAGASLAALRSRGCSDIRVFSPSGRAHAFATARGARAITGSDLHAELTDVDLVVACSGAPGAVLEVEALAAARIGVDRPLAVVDLALRHDVDPGVRELPGVRLVSLTTVSENAPDEHSAPVELAHEIVARTAADFQADRRMRLRNPGIVAERTRVLTGLEAAIAELGSTDERAVRALRRRTRRALHGPTVRARDAARAGDEAGYAAAVAELAAIPVPDASGVAAATDAAAVTDGATGVAAGSVTGLAGAAVS, translated from the coding sequence GTGGTGCTGCTGAGTCTGATCGCCAGCCACCACGACCTCGACCTCGCAGTGCTGGAGCGGCTCTCCGCCGACACGCACGCCGTCGGACACGAGATCGTGGCCGGCTGTGCGCCCGTGACCGGGGCCGTCGTCCTTGCGACGTGCAACCGGTTCGAGCTGTACCTGGAAGTCGACGGCCCCGAGCACGTGGCCGACGCGCGCGCCGGGGCGGTTGCGGTCGTCTCCGCCCGCTCGGGCTACGACGCCGACCGGGTCGAGACCGAGCTGCATCTCGGAACCGGGGTCGAGGTCGCCGAGCACCTGTTCTCCGTGGCGGCCGGGCTCGACTCGATGGTGGTCGGCGAGCGGGAGATCTCCGGTCAGGTCCGCCGCGCCCTGAGCGCCGCACGCCGCGACGGGACGACGACGTCGGACCTCGAGGCGCTGTTCCAGGCCGCGTCCCGGACCTCGCGCACGGTCGGCTCGAGCACGGGGCTCGGTGGCGCGGGGCGCTCGGTGGTCGCCGTGGCGCTCGACCTCGTCCAGGAGGACCTGCCCGCCTGGCCCGACGTCCGCTGCGTGCTCATCGGGACCGGCTCCTATGCCGGGGCGAGCCTCGCGGCGCTGCGGTCGCGCGGCTGCTCCGACATCCGGGTGTTCTCGCCGAGCGGTCGGGCGCACGCGTTCGCCACCGCACGCGGGGCCCGGGCGATCACCGGTTCCGACCTGCACGCCGAGCTCACGGACGTCGATCTCGTGGTGGCGTGCTCGGGCGCCCCGGGTGCCGTTCTCGAGGTCGAGGCGCTGGCCGCCGCCCGCATCGGCGTCGATCGTCCCCTCGCTGTCGTCGACCTCGCGCTGCGGCACGACGTCGACCCGGGCGTCCGCGAGCTGCCCGGCGTGCGGCTCGTGAGCCTGACGACCGTGAGCGAGAACGCGCCCGACGAGCACTCCGCGCCGGTCGAGCTGGCCCACGAGATCGTCGCCCGCACCGCCGCCGACTTCCAGGCCGACCGGCGGATGCGCCTGCGCAACCCCGGGATCGTCGCGGAGCGCACGCGCGTGCTGACTGGTCTCGAGGCGGCGATCGCGGAGCTCGGGTCGACCGACGAGCGCGCGGTGCGTGCCCTGCGGCGTCGGACCCGTCGGGCGCTGCACGGTCCGACGGTGCGCGCGCGGGATGCCGCCCGCGCGGGCGACGAGGCCGGGTACGCCGCCGCGGTGGCCGAGCTCGCGGCGATCCCGGTGCCCGACGCGTCGGGCGTGGCGGCTGCGACGGACGCGGCGGCGGTGACGGACGGTGCGACGGGCGTCGCGGCCGGCTCGGTGACTGGCCTGGCGGGGGCCGCTGTCAGCTGA